A genome region from Melospiza melodia melodia isolate bMelMel2 chromosome 26, bMelMel2.pri, whole genome shotgun sequence includes the following:
- the FHAD1 gene encoding forkhead-associated domain-containing protein 1 isoform X3: MRAFLKSSEGCFQLKSYTTTIGSHRGADIVLQSAGVAERHAALEFSASDNSFILQDFNSPHGTFVNSCQVQNAAVRVRPGDILSFGTAGASFELVLDGAAQVSCPPLKRHVGWSGQLQAVAEPKLQTPASPLCLPSLQGQLPPDSLGRGAPRAPGHVPHLVLPRRPASARDRSTASATSMDTSSRTSALRPVSASFSGDGASSVGGAPSLGPHKVDLLLQGKQGEKLLEKEVGHLFGLETELKGKDVVMRDLQEEIAAMAKKLAQAAVRNEAELTQKLLTFNQELGAQTEEIKALREQISDLQKGSNQVFSYSLHERDLEIGRLRRESEKLKKDQALTAGLVSNMQRELLQKEQKIQQLQQETEKLSKENREKDKQLAVVSAKCSRIKEETKHKFREQELISCRNAEEELKAAWSQQAQQLREMERRERLLQSDTQRAGEQLESFKTRVMQACSPSAAGSTGKAVTEQQVIEKVRQISDENQQSHEREKSLQKELSSRLAKEREVSANIEVFKNSLQKLQACLRSPCSSASLRGELGQLELVCLDPSVSAIRTAVLDMARGPLSWLEGAEQLLDSVGMDLHTSGKGLLAALGSLLEKSQEMAQRNQMLQEQLEKLQELQAELLQEHTKELEAKHEQDLQIKIQQIVLEKDKESKQILESAVTEEKEKCKKSVEEEQRKIQELESHLRSMAEETAKRAEEQELTEGKLREALHELKKITAQEAVLQQQVLQQSQQLRAVQEENELQRQKLQEEVAGYREQSRQHSLTILALEDRLLEATQQQKVLEEEKAALVEKMEGLQCDAHSSAPGAWLEICPAMESHACLRKLREELAVVQGTLLEKKAVISRLSRELSETRARMSDMRGELSEEQKVELEHSQRQLKHREWEVNQLREKLSEMSNLVEEKDQALRAAAEELSQAQRRCQVLRDASQQTRENAEDAPRTPVQLSEASQREPPSALAELGAKCRGLRHEETIQRQKEGLAELRDRVKMLEKRQCSGAVKSNSEPLVVCMEDLPEKIVQQRGLELEPVPVLGEKLRAGKVPDHVPNGSSFRITNSTVSLEMAEATDLGEKMYLDVIGALGSLVEMKELSGMQPLQHLPQERRAEVGLQRQKALELLYKKIRNLQVRLERKEKVLKDYEGSVEQLRQSQASLRRCQEEMSNLEDEAHREAEEKALLREALQRMQLQLDREKRLRQAAKRHKPGATKTLCSGKLKAKGCMAGAARLGRSWEQHHRDLH; this comes from the exons TCTGCAGGGGTAGCAGAGCGCCATGCAGCCCTGGAATTCTCCGCCTCAGACAACAGCTTCATCCTTCAGGACTTCAACTCCCCCCACGGCACCTTTGTcaacagctgccaggtgcagaaCGCGGCTGTCAGGGTGAGGCCGGGGGACATCCTGAGCTTCGGCACCGCCGGAGCCTCCTTCGAGCTGGTGCTGGATGGGGCTGCCCAG GTGTCCTGTCCCCCCTTGAAACGTCACGTGGGGTGGAGTGGGCAGCTCCAGGCTGTTGCAGAGCCCAAACTCCAGACTCCTGCATCTCCTCTGTGCCTGCCCTCGCtgcagggacagcttccccccGACTCCCTGGGCAGAGGGGCCCCCAGAGCCCCTGGCCACGTGCCCCATCTGGTGCTGCCAAGGCGACCTGCGAGTGCCCGGGACAGGAGCACAGCCAGTGCCACCTCTATGGACACCTCCAGCAGGACCTCTGCCCTGAGGCCAG TCTCAGCCAGCTTCTCAGGTGATGGTGCAAGCAGTGTGGGGGGAGCCCCTTCCCTGGGGCCTCACAAGGTGGATCTCCTACTGCAGGGGAAG CagggtgagaagctgctggagaaGGAAGTGGGCCACCTTTTTGGTTTGGAAACAGAGTTAAAGGGGAAGGATGTGGTGATGAGAGACCTACAGGAGGAGATCGCAGCCATGGCAAAGAAACTGGCCCAGGCAGCCGTGAGGAACGAGGCTGAGCTGACCCAGAAGCTGCTCACCTTCAACCAAGAGCTGGGAGCCCAAACAGAGGAGATCAAAGCCCTGAGGGAACAG ATCAGTGACCTGCAGAAAGGCTCAAACCAAGTTTTTAGCTATTCCCTCCACGAGAGAGACCTGGAGATTGGGAGGCTGCGGAGGGAAAGTGAGAAGTTGAAGAAGGACCAGGCTTTGACTGCAG GTCTGGTGAGCAACATGCAAAGAGAACTCCTGCAAAAGGAGCAGaaaatccagcagctccagcaagaGACTGAAAAACTGAGTAAGGAAAACCGAGAGAAGGACAAGCAGCTGGCTGTGGTTTCAGCCAAG TGCTCAAGAATTAAAGAAGAAACAAAGCACAAATTCAGAGAGCAAGAACTAATCTCCTGCAGAAAT GCAGAGGAGGAGCTGAAGGCAGCGTGGTCCCAGCAGGCGCAGCAGCTGCGGGAGATGGAGCGCAGGGAGCGCCTGCTGCAGTCTGACACGCAGAGAGCTGGGGAGCAG ctggagtCCTTCAAGACCCGAGTGATGCAAGCCTGTTCTCCATCAGCAGCTGGCAGCACAGGGAAAGCTGTGACAGAGCAGCAG GTGATAGAGAAGGTCAGGCAGATCTCTGATGAGAACCAACAAAGTCATGAGAGAGAGAAGAGTCTGCAGAAGGAATTAAGCTCCAGGCTTGCAAAGGAGAGGGAGGTGTCTGCAAACATCGAGGTGTTCAAGAATTCCCTGCAGAAGCTCCAG GCGTGCCTGAGGAGcccctgcagcagtgccagcctgcggggggagctggggcagctggagctggtgTGCCTGGATCCCTCTGTCTCAGCCATCAGGACAGCAGTGCTGGACATGGCACgtggtcccctgtcctggctggagggtgcagagcagctcctggacaGCGTGGGGATGGACCTGCACACCTCTGGCAAAG GGCTGTTGGCTGCTCTCGGGAGCTTGTTGGAAAAGAGCCAAGAGATGGCACAGAGGAATCAGATGTTGCAG GAGCAATTAGagaagctccaggagctgcaggcagagctgctgcaggagcacacaAAGGAGCTGGAAGCAAAGCATGAGCAAGACTTACAGATAAAAATCCAGCAAATTGTCCTGGAAAAGGACAAGGAGAGCAAACAG ATTCTGGAAAGCGCCGTCACTGAGGAGAAGGAAAAGTGCAAGAAATCTGTGGAGGAAGAACAGAGGAAGATCCAAGAGTTGGAAAGCCACCTTAGAAGCATGGCTGAG GAAACAGCAAagagggcagaggagcaggaacTGACAGAGGGAAAGCTGAGAGAAGCTTTGCACGAGCTGAAGAAAATCACTGCACAAGAG GCTGTGTTACAGCAGCAggtgctccagcagagccaacagctcagggctgtgcaggaggaaAATGAGCTGCAGAGGCAGAAACTGCAAGAAGAGGTGGCAGGATATAGGGAGCAAAGCAGGCAGCATTCCCTGACCATCCTGGCTTTAGAGGACAGGCTGCTCGAGGCCACTCAGCAGCAGAAGGTGCTGGAGGAGGAAAAGGCAGCGCTTGTGGAAAAGATGGAAG GACTTCAGTGTGATGCCCACAGCTCAGCACCGGGAGCTTGGCTGGAGATTTGTCCTGCCATGGAGTCTCATGCTTGTCTGAG GAAACTGCGGGAGGAGCTGGCAGTGGTGCAGGGCACACTCCTGGAAAAGAAGGCAGTCAtcagcaggctcagcagggagctgtcAGAAACCAGAGCCAGGATGTCGGACATGAGAG GGGAGCTGAGTGAAGAGCAGAAGGTGGAGCTGGAGCACAGCCAGAGGCAGCTGAAACACCGGGAGTGGGAAGTCAACCAGCTCCGGGAGAAGCTCTCCGAGATGTCCAACCTTGTGGAGGAGAAGGATCAGgccctgagagcagcagctgaagaATTAAG CCAAGCCCAAAGGCGCTGCCAGGTGCTGAGGGATGCCTCCCAACAAACGCGGGAGAACGCAGAGGATGCTCCAAGGACACCAGTGCAGCTGAGTGAAGCCTCCCAGAGG GAGCCACCATCAGCCTTGGCTGAGCTTGGTGCCAAGTGCCGAGGCCTCAGGCACGAGGAAACAATCCAGCGCCAGAAAGAAGGTTTGGCTGAGCTCCGGGACAGAGTGAAGATGCTGGAGAAGAGACAGTGCTCAG gtgctgtgAAGAGCAATTCAGAGCCACTGGTGGTCTGCATGGAAGACTTACCAGAGAAAATAGTCCAACAAAGAGGTCTTGAGCTGGAACCTGTTCCTGTGTTGGGAGAAAAGCTGAGGGCTGGCAAG GTTCCTGACCATGTTCCTAATGGGAGCTCATTCAGGATCACCAACAGCACAGTGAGCTTGGAAATGGCTGAGGCGACAGACTTGGGTGAGAAGATG TACCTTGATGTAATCGGTGCTCTGGGAAGCCTGGTGGAGATGAAGGAGCTGTCAGGAATGCAGCCTCTGCAGCACCTTCCTCAGGAGAGAAGGGCAGAAGTGGGACTGCAGAGacagaaggccctggagctgttgTACAAAAAGATCAGGAACCTCCAGGTTCGcctggaaaggaaagaaaaagtgcTGAAAGATTATGAGGGAAGTGTGGAGCAGCTCAG GCAGAGCCAAGCTTCCCTGCGAAGGTGCCAGGAGGAGATGTCCAACCTGGAAGATGAGGCCCACAGGGAAGCAGAAGAAAAGGCCCTGCTGAGAGAGGCTCTGCAGAGGATGCAGCTCCAGCTGGACCGGGAGAAGAGGCTGCGACAAGCGGCCAAAAGGCACAAG CCTGGAGCCACAAAGACTCTCTGCTCGGGCAAGCTGAAGGCCAAGGGGTGCATGGCAGGTGCTGCCAGATTGGGAAGATCATGGGAGCAGCACCACAGGGACCTTCACTAG
- the FHAD1 gene encoding forkhead-associated domain-containing protein 1 isoform X2, with translation MRAFLKSSEGCFQLKSYTTTIGSHRGADIVLQSAGVAERHAALEFSASDNSFILQDFNSPHGTFVNSCQVQNAAVRVRPGDILSFGTAGASFELVLDGAAQVSCPPLKRHVGWSGQLQAVAEPKLQTPASPLCLPSLQGQLPPDSLGRGAPRAPGHVPHLVLPRRPASARDRSTASATSMDTSSRTSALRPVSASFSGDGASSVGGAPSLGPHKVDLLLQGKGEKLLEKEVGHLFGLETELKGKDVVMRDLQEEIAAMAKKLAQAAVRNEAELTQKLLTFNQELGAQTEEIKALREQISDLQKGSNQVFSYSLHERDLEIGRLRRESEKLKKDQALTAGLVSNMQRELLQKEQKIQQLQQETEKLSKENREKDKQLAVVSAKCSRIKEETKHKFREQELISCRNRIKELQRDLQGLQGEIKKHESVQKQLAEKAKAEEELKAAWSQQAQQLREMERRERLLQSDTQRAGEQLESFKTRVMQACSPSAAGSTGKAVTEQQVIEKVRQISDENQQSHEREKSLQKELSSRLAKEREVSANIEVFKNSLQKLQACLRSPCSSASLRGELGQLELVCLDPSVSAIRTAVLDMARGPLSWLEGAEQLLDSVGMDLHTSGKGLLAALGSLLEKSQEMAQRNQMLQEQLEKLQELQAELLQEHTKELEAKHEQDLQIKIQQIVLEKDKESKQILESAVTEEKEKCKKSVEEEQRKIQELESHLRSMAEETAKRAEEQELTEGKLREALHELKKITAQEAVLQQQVLQQSQQLRAVQEENELQRQKLQEEVAGYREQSRQHSLTILALEDRLLEATQQQKVLEEEKAALVEKMEGLQCDAHSSAPGAWLEICPAMESHACLRKLREELAVVQGTLLEKKAVISRLSRELSETRARMSDMRGELSEEQKVELEHSQRQLKHREWEVNQLREKLSEMSNLVEEKDQALRAAAEELSQAQRRCQVLRDASQQTRENAEDAPRTPVQLSEASQREPPSALAELGAKCRGLRHEETIQRQKEGLAELRDRVKMLEKRQCSGAVKSNSEPLVVCMEDLPEKIVQQRGLELEPVPVLGEKLRAGKVPDHVPNGSSFRITNSTVSLEMAEATDLGEKMYLDVIGALGSLVEMKELSGMQPLQHLPQERRAEVGLQRQKALELLYKKIRNLQVRLERKEKVLKDYEGSVEQLRQSQASLRRCQEEMSNLEDEAHREAEEKALLREALQRMQLQLDREKRLRQAAKRHKPGATKTLCSGKLKAKGCMAGAARLGRSWEQHHRDLH, from the exons TCTGCAGGGGTAGCAGAGCGCCATGCAGCCCTGGAATTCTCCGCCTCAGACAACAGCTTCATCCTTCAGGACTTCAACTCCCCCCACGGCACCTTTGTcaacagctgccaggtgcagaaCGCGGCTGTCAGGGTGAGGCCGGGGGACATCCTGAGCTTCGGCACCGCCGGAGCCTCCTTCGAGCTGGTGCTGGATGGGGCTGCCCAG GTGTCCTGTCCCCCCTTGAAACGTCACGTGGGGTGGAGTGGGCAGCTCCAGGCTGTTGCAGAGCCCAAACTCCAGACTCCTGCATCTCCTCTGTGCCTGCCCTCGCtgcagggacagcttccccccGACTCCCTGGGCAGAGGGGCCCCCAGAGCCCCTGGCCACGTGCCCCATCTGGTGCTGCCAAGGCGACCTGCGAGTGCCCGGGACAGGAGCACAGCCAGTGCCACCTCTATGGACACCTCCAGCAGGACCTCTGCCCTGAGGCCAG TCTCAGCCAGCTTCTCAGGTGATGGTGCAAGCAGTGTGGGGGGAGCCCCTTCCCTGGGGCCTCACAAGGTGGATCTCCTACTGCAGGGGAAG ggtgagaagctgctggagaaGGAAGTGGGCCACCTTTTTGGTTTGGAAACAGAGTTAAAGGGGAAGGATGTGGTGATGAGAGACCTACAGGAGGAGATCGCAGCCATGGCAAAGAAACTGGCCCAGGCAGCCGTGAGGAACGAGGCTGAGCTGACCCAGAAGCTGCTCACCTTCAACCAAGAGCTGGGAGCCCAAACAGAGGAGATCAAAGCCCTGAGGGAACAG ATCAGTGACCTGCAGAAAGGCTCAAACCAAGTTTTTAGCTATTCCCTCCACGAGAGAGACCTGGAGATTGGGAGGCTGCGGAGGGAAAGTGAGAAGTTGAAGAAGGACCAGGCTTTGACTGCAG GTCTGGTGAGCAACATGCAAAGAGAACTCCTGCAAAAGGAGCAGaaaatccagcagctccagcaagaGACTGAAAAACTGAGTAAGGAAAACCGAGAGAAGGACAAGCAGCTGGCTGTGGTTTCAGCCAAG TGCTCAAGAATTAAAGAAGAAACAAAGCACAAATTCAGAGAGCAAGAACTAATCTCCTGCAGAAAT CGCATCAAGGAGCTGCAGCGGgacctgcaggggctgcagggggagatCAAGAAGCATGAGAGTGTCCAGAAGCAACTGGCTGAGAAAGCCAAG GCAGAGGAGGAGCTGAAGGCAGCGTGGTCCCAGCAGGCGCAGCAGCTGCGGGAGATGGAGCGCAGGGAGCGCCTGCTGCAGTCTGACACGCAGAGAGCTGGGGAGCAG ctggagtCCTTCAAGACCCGAGTGATGCAAGCCTGTTCTCCATCAGCAGCTGGCAGCACAGGGAAAGCTGTGACAGAGCAGCAG GTGATAGAGAAGGTCAGGCAGATCTCTGATGAGAACCAACAAAGTCATGAGAGAGAGAAGAGTCTGCAGAAGGAATTAAGCTCCAGGCTTGCAAAGGAGAGGGAGGTGTCTGCAAACATCGAGGTGTTCAAGAATTCCCTGCAGAAGCTCCAG GCGTGCCTGAGGAGcccctgcagcagtgccagcctgcggggggagctggggcagctggagctggtgTGCCTGGATCCCTCTGTCTCAGCCATCAGGACAGCAGTGCTGGACATGGCACgtggtcccctgtcctggctggagggtgcagagcagctcctggacaGCGTGGGGATGGACCTGCACACCTCTGGCAAAG GGCTGTTGGCTGCTCTCGGGAGCTTGTTGGAAAAGAGCCAAGAGATGGCACAGAGGAATCAGATGTTGCAG GAGCAATTAGagaagctccaggagctgcaggcagagctgctgcaggagcacacaAAGGAGCTGGAAGCAAAGCATGAGCAAGACTTACAGATAAAAATCCAGCAAATTGTCCTGGAAAAGGACAAGGAGAGCAAACAG ATTCTGGAAAGCGCCGTCACTGAGGAGAAGGAAAAGTGCAAGAAATCTGTGGAGGAAGAACAGAGGAAGATCCAAGAGTTGGAAAGCCACCTTAGAAGCATGGCTGAG GAAACAGCAAagagggcagaggagcaggaacTGACAGAGGGAAAGCTGAGAGAAGCTTTGCACGAGCTGAAGAAAATCACTGCACAAGAG GCTGTGTTACAGCAGCAggtgctccagcagagccaacagctcagggctgtgcaggaggaaAATGAGCTGCAGAGGCAGAAACTGCAAGAAGAGGTGGCAGGATATAGGGAGCAAAGCAGGCAGCATTCCCTGACCATCCTGGCTTTAGAGGACAGGCTGCTCGAGGCCACTCAGCAGCAGAAGGTGCTGGAGGAGGAAAAGGCAGCGCTTGTGGAAAAGATGGAAG GACTTCAGTGTGATGCCCACAGCTCAGCACCGGGAGCTTGGCTGGAGATTTGTCCTGCCATGGAGTCTCATGCTTGTCTGAG GAAACTGCGGGAGGAGCTGGCAGTGGTGCAGGGCACACTCCTGGAAAAGAAGGCAGTCAtcagcaggctcagcagggagctgtcAGAAACCAGAGCCAGGATGTCGGACATGAGAG GGGAGCTGAGTGAAGAGCAGAAGGTGGAGCTGGAGCACAGCCAGAGGCAGCTGAAACACCGGGAGTGGGAAGTCAACCAGCTCCGGGAGAAGCTCTCCGAGATGTCCAACCTTGTGGAGGAGAAGGATCAGgccctgagagcagcagctgaagaATTAAG CCAAGCCCAAAGGCGCTGCCAGGTGCTGAGGGATGCCTCCCAACAAACGCGGGAGAACGCAGAGGATGCTCCAAGGACACCAGTGCAGCTGAGTGAAGCCTCCCAGAGG GAGCCACCATCAGCCTTGGCTGAGCTTGGTGCCAAGTGCCGAGGCCTCAGGCACGAGGAAACAATCCAGCGCCAGAAAGAAGGTTTGGCTGAGCTCCGGGACAGAGTGAAGATGCTGGAGAAGAGACAGTGCTCAG gtgctgtgAAGAGCAATTCAGAGCCACTGGTGGTCTGCATGGAAGACTTACCAGAGAAAATAGTCCAACAAAGAGGTCTTGAGCTGGAACCTGTTCCTGTGTTGGGAGAAAAGCTGAGGGCTGGCAAG GTTCCTGACCATGTTCCTAATGGGAGCTCATTCAGGATCACCAACAGCACAGTGAGCTTGGAAATGGCTGAGGCGACAGACTTGGGTGAGAAGATG TACCTTGATGTAATCGGTGCTCTGGGAAGCCTGGTGGAGATGAAGGAGCTGTCAGGAATGCAGCCTCTGCAGCACCTTCCTCAGGAGAGAAGGGCAGAAGTGGGACTGCAGAGacagaaggccctggagctgttgTACAAAAAGATCAGGAACCTCCAGGTTCGcctggaaaggaaagaaaaagtgcTGAAAGATTATGAGGGAAGTGTGGAGCAGCTCAG GCAGAGCCAAGCTTCCCTGCGAAGGTGCCAGGAGGAGATGTCCAACCTGGAAGATGAGGCCCACAGGGAAGCAGAAGAAAAGGCCCTGCTGAGAGAGGCTCTGCAGAGGATGCAGCTCCAGCTGGACCGGGAGAAGAGGCTGCGACAAGCGGCCAAAAGGCACAAG CCTGGAGCCACAAAGACTCTCTGCTCGGGCAAGCTGAAGGCCAAGGGGTGCATGGCAGGTGCTGCCAGATTGGGAAGATCATGGGAGCAGCACCACAGGGACCTTCACTAG
- the FHAD1 gene encoding forkhead-associated domain-containing protein 1 isoform X1, which yields MRAFLKSSEGCFQLKSYTTTIGSHRGADIVLQSAGVAERHAALEFSASDNSFILQDFNSPHGTFVNSCQVQNAAVRVRPGDILSFGTAGASFELVLDGAAQVSCPPLKRHVGWSGQLQAVAEPKLQTPASPLCLPSLQGQLPPDSLGRGAPRAPGHVPHLVLPRRPASARDRSTASATSMDTSSRTSALRPVSASFSGDGASSVGGAPSLGPHKVDLLLQGKQGEKLLEKEVGHLFGLETELKGKDVVMRDLQEEIAAMAKKLAQAAVRNEAELTQKLLTFNQELGAQTEEIKALREQISDLQKGSNQVFSYSLHERDLEIGRLRRESEKLKKDQALTAGLVSNMQRELLQKEQKIQQLQQETEKLSKENREKDKQLAVVSAKCSRIKEETKHKFREQELISCRNRIKELQRDLQGLQGEIKKHESVQKQLAEKAKAEEELKAAWSQQAQQLREMERRERLLQSDTQRAGEQLESFKTRVMQACSPSAAGSTGKAVTEQQVIEKVRQISDENQQSHEREKSLQKELSSRLAKEREVSANIEVFKNSLQKLQACLRSPCSSASLRGELGQLELVCLDPSVSAIRTAVLDMARGPLSWLEGAEQLLDSVGMDLHTSGKGLLAALGSLLEKSQEMAQRNQMLQEQLEKLQELQAELLQEHTKELEAKHEQDLQIKIQQIVLEKDKESKQILESAVTEEKEKCKKSVEEEQRKIQELESHLRSMAEETAKRAEEQELTEGKLREALHELKKITAQEAVLQQQVLQQSQQLRAVQEENELQRQKLQEEVAGYREQSRQHSLTILALEDRLLEATQQQKVLEEEKAALVEKMEGLQCDAHSSAPGAWLEICPAMESHACLRKLREELAVVQGTLLEKKAVISRLSRELSETRARMSDMRGELSEEQKVELEHSQRQLKHREWEVNQLREKLSEMSNLVEEKDQALRAAAEELSQAQRRCQVLRDASQQTRENAEDAPRTPVQLSEASQREPPSALAELGAKCRGLRHEETIQRQKEGLAELRDRVKMLEKRQCSGAVKSNSEPLVVCMEDLPEKIVQQRGLELEPVPVLGEKLRAGKVPDHVPNGSSFRITNSTVSLEMAEATDLGEKMYLDVIGALGSLVEMKELSGMQPLQHLPQERRAEVGLQRQKALELLYKKIRNLQVRLERKEKVLKDYEGSVEQLRQSQASLRRCQEEMSNLEDEAHREAEEKALLREALQRMQLQLDREKRLRQAAKRHKPGATKTLCSGKLKAKGCMAGAARLGRSWEQHHRDLH from the exons TCTGCAGGGGTAGCAGAGCGCCATGCAGCCCTGGAATTCTCCGCCTCAGACAACAGCTTCATCCTTCAGGACTTCAACTCCCCCCACGGCACCTTTGTcaacagctgccaggtgcagaaCGCGGCTGTCAGGGTGAGGCCGGGGGACATCCTGAGCTTCGGCACCGCCGGAGCCTCCTTCGAGCTGGTGCTGGATGGGGCTGCCCAG GTGTCCTGTCCCCCCTTGAAACGTCACGTGGGGTGGAGTGGGCAGCTCCAGGCTGTTGCAGAGCCCAAACTCCAGACTCCTGCATCTCCTCTGTGCCTGCCCTCGCtgcagggacagcttccccccGACTCCCTGGGCAGAGGGGCCCCCAGAGCCCCTGGCCACGTGCCCCATCTGGTGCTGCCAAGGCGACCTGCGAGTGCCCGGGACAGGAGCACAGCCAGTGCCACCTCTATGGACACCTCCAGCAGGACCTCTGCCCTGAGGCCAG TCTCAGCCAGCTTCTCAGGTGATGGTGCAAGCAGTGTGGGGGGAGCCCCTTCCCTGGGGCCTCACAAGGTGGATCTCCTACTGCAGGGGAAG CagggtgagaagctgctggagaaGGAAGTGGGCCACCTTTTTGGTTTGGAAACAGAGTTAAAGGGGAAGGATGTGGTGATGAGAGACCTACAGGAGGAGATCGCAGCCATGGCAAAGAAACTGGCCCAGGCAGCCGTGAGGAACGAGGCTGAGCTGACCCAGAAGCTGCTCACCTTCAACCAAGAGCTGGGAGCCCAAACAGAGGAGATCAAAGCCCTGAGGGAACAG ATCAGTGACCTGCAGAAAGGCTCAAACCAAGTTTTTAGCTATTCCCTCCACGAGAGAGACCTGGAGATTGGGAGGCTGCGGAGGGAAAGTGAGAAGTTGAAGAAGGACCAGGCTTTGACTGCAG GTCTGGTGAGCAACATGCAAAGAGAACTCCTGCAAAAGGAGCAGaaaatccagcagctccagcaagaGACTGAAAAACTGAGTAAGGAAAACCGAGAGAAGGACAAGCAGCTGGCTGTGGTTTCAGCCAAG TGCTCAAGAATTAAAGAAGAAACAAAGCACAAATTCAGAGAGCAAGAACTAATCTCCTGCAGAAAT CGCATCAAGGAGCTGCAGCGGgacctgcaggggctgcagggggagatCAAGAAGCATGAGAGTGTCCAGAAGCAACTGGCTGAGAAAGCCAAG GCAGAGGAGGAGCTGAAGGCAGCGTGGTCCCAGCAGGCGCAGCAGCTGCGGGAGATGGAGCGCAGGGAGCGCCTGCTGCAGTCTGACACGCAGAGAGCTGGGGAGCAG ctggagtCCTTCAAGACCCGAGTGATGCAAGCCTGTTCTCCATCAGCAGCTGGCAGCACAGGGAAAGCTGTGACAGAGCAGCAG GTGATAGAGAAGGTCAGGCAGATCTCTGATGAGAACCAACAAAGTCATGAGAGAGAGAAGAGTCTGCAGAAGGAATTAAGCTCCAGGCTTGCAAAGGAGAGGGAGGTGTCTGCAAACATCGAGGTGTTCAAGAATTCCCTGCAGAAGCTCCAG GCGTGCCTGAGGAGcccctgcagcagtgccagcctgcggggggagctggggcagctggagctggtgTGCCTGGATCCCTCTGTCTCAGCCATCAGGACAGCAGTGCTGGACATGGCACgtggtcccctgtcctggctggagggtgcagagcagctcctggacaGCGTGGGGATGGACCTGCACACCTCTGGCAAAG GGCTGTTGGCTGCTCTCGGGAGCTTGTTGGAAAAGAGCCAAGAGATGGCACAGAGGAATCAGATGTTGCAG GAGCAATTAGagaagctccaggagctgcaggcagagctgctgcaggagcacacaAAGGAGCTGGAAGCAAAGCATGAGCAAGACTTACAGATAAAAATCCAGCAAATTGTCCTGGAAAAGGACAAGGAGAGCAAACAG ATTCTGGAAAGCGCCGTCACTGAGGAGAAGGAAAAGTGCAAGAAATCTGTGGAGGAAGAACAGAGGAAGATCCAAGAGTTGGAAAGCCACCTTAGAAGCATGGCTGAG GAAACAGCAAagagggcagaggagcaggaacTGACAGAGGGAAAGCTGAGAGAAGCTTTGCACGAGCTGAAGAAAATCACTGCACAAGAG GCTGTGTTACAGCAGCAggtgctccagcagagccaacagctcagggctgtgcaggaggaaAATGAGCTGCAGAGGCAGAAACTGCAAGAAGAGGTGGCAGGATATAGGGAGCAAAGCAGGCAGCATTCCCTGACCATCCTGGCTTTAGAGGACAGGCTGCTCGAGGCCACTCAGCAGCAGAAGGTGCTGGAGGAGGAAAAGGCAGCGCTTGTGGAAAAGATGGAAG GACTTCAGTGTGATGCCCACAGCTCAGCACCGGGAGCTTGGCTGGAGATTTGTCCTGCCATGGAGTCTCATGCTTGTCTGAG GAAACTGCGGGAGGAGCTGGCAGTGGTGCAGGGCACACTCCTGGAAAAGAAGGCAGTCAtcagcaggctcagcagggagctgtcAGAAACCAGAGCCAGGATGTCGGACATGAGAG GGGAGCTGAGTGAAGAGCAGAAGGTGGAGCTGGAGCACAGCCAGAGGCAGCTGAAACACCGGGAGTGGGAAGTCAACCAGCTCCGGGAGAAGCTCTCCGAGATGTCCAACCTTGTGGAGGAGAAGGATCAGgccctgagagcagcagctgaagaATTAAG CCAAGCCCAAAGGCGCTGCCAGGTGCTGAGGGATGCCTCCCAACAAACGCGGGAGAACGCAGAGGATGCTCCAAGGACACCAGTGCAGCTGAGTGAAGCCTCCCAGAGG GAGCCACCATCAGCCTTGGCTGAGCTTGGTGCCAAGTGCCGAGGCCTCAGGCACGAGGAAACAATCCAGCGCCAGAAAGAAGGTTTGGCTGAGCTCCGGGACAGAGTGAAGATGCTGGAGAAGAGACAGTGCTCAG gtgctgtgAAGAGCAATTCAGAGCCACTGGTGGTCTGCATGGAAGACTTACCAGAGAAAATAGTCCAACAAAGAGGTCTTGAGCTGGAACCTGTTCCTGTGTTGGGAGAAAAGCTGAGGGCTGGCAAG GTTCCTGACCATGTTCCTAATGGGAGCTCATTCAGGATCACCAACAGCACAGTGAGCTTGGAAATGGCTGAGGCGACAGACTTGGGTGAGAAGATG TACCTTGATGTAATCGGTGCTCTGGGAAGCCTGGTGGAGATGAAGGAGCTGTCAGGAATGCAGCCTCTGCAGCACCTTCCTCAGGAGAGAAGGGCAGAAGTGGGACTGCAGAGacagaaggccctggagctgttgTACAAAAAGATCAGGAACCTCCAGGTTCGcctggaaaggaaagaaaaagtgcTGAAAGATTATGAGGGAAGTGTGGAGCAGCTCAG GCAGAGCCAAGCTTCCCTGCGAAGGTGCCAGGAGGAGATGTCCAACCTGGAAGATGAGGCCCACAGGGAAGCAGAAGAAAAGGCCCTGCTGAGAGAGGCTCTGCAGAGGATGCAGCTCCAGCTGGACCGGGAGAAGAGGCTGCGACAAGCGGCCAAAAGGCACAAG CCTGGAGCCACAAAGACTCTCTGCTCGGGCAAGCTGAAGGCCAAGGGGTGCATGGCAGGTGCTGCCAGATTGGGAAGATCATGGGAGCAGCACCACAGGGACCTTCACTAG